The following coding sequences are from one Paenibacillus sp. JDR-2 window:
- a CDS encoding ABC transporter substrate-binding protein: MRVKTLIMPMLIASLAAALSGCGGNQEGNDRLTEVPAATIYTYRIMTHYSNAAEKLPVDASIAEVHKQFPNVTLIPEPLANDNGEQFKTRLVTGDLPAIMDINGQTIENVITSGSVIRLYSYFNAHPDYANQLIPSVADNLRYSDGHIYAFPRNGPAADLLYYNKRLFETYNIEVPTHYAQLLTAVKVLRSHNIIPIAMFAKQAWPVGAFFDMFAMRANRDGMMALSQGTAKASDPGYKEAIRKMGELIQNGVFQQNAIATDYVSAKALFYSGKAAMFISGEWDISDTEAHLGKDVDFMDVFPTTDQGAVQANPLAMPGGGEPGGIAVAANAPNTDLAVQVAAAYTRAFQIYSFELQSSTMVTIPTEGLTPEHPLSEMTKRLLLSKSHYVMRSMPEHSLPNKKFAAAFGEELQKFAAGELPDDFIRNTDSLILSTR, from the coding sequence ATGAGAGTGAAAACGTTAATTATGCCGATGTTAATCGCTTCCCTCGCCGCGGCATTATCCGGATGCGGAGGTAACCAAGAGGGCAATGACCGGCTAACGGAAGTTCCTGCCGCAACAATCTATACCTATCGCATCATGACCCATTACTCCAACGCTGCGGAGAAGCTGCCTGTGGACGCCTCTATTGCGGAGGTTCATAAGCAATTCCCCAATGTCACCCTTATTCCTGAGCCATTAGCCAATGATAACGGGGAGCAATTCAAGACACGGCTTGTTACGGGAGACCTTCCGGCAATCATGGACATTAATGGACAGACCATCGAGAATGTCATTACTTCAGGCAGCGTCATTAGACTGTACAGCTATTTCAATGCTCATCCGGACTATGCCAATCAATTGATTCCAAGCGTAGCCGACAATCTCAGATACTCCGACGGACATATTTATGCTTTTCCGCGTAACGGTCCCGCTGCTGATCTTTTGTATTACAATAAACGGCTGTTCGAGACGTATAACATTGAAGTTCCCACTCATTATGCGCAGCTGCTTACTGCCGTCAAGGTATTGAGAAGTCATAATATCATTCCGATTGCGATGTTCGCCAAGCAGGCATGGCCGGTTGGAGCATTCTTCGACATGTTTGCGATGCGGGCCAATCGAGATGGCATGATGGCCCTTAGCCAAGGTACCGCAAAGGCTTCTGATCCCGGTTATAAGGAAGCTATTCGGAAGATGGGCGAATTGATTCAGAACGGCGTGTTTCAGCAGAATGCGATTGCCACGGATTACGTTTCCGCAAAAGCGCTGTTTTACAGCGGCAAAGCCGCCATGTTTATTAGCGGAGAATGGGACATTAGCGATACCGAAGCCCATCTCGGGAAGGATGTGGATTTCATGGATGTCTTTCCGACAACGGATCAGGGAGCGGTTCAGGCAAATCCATTGGCTATGCCGGGAGGAGGAGAACCTGGCGGAATAGCGGTGGCAGCTAATGCGCCTAACACGGATTTAGCCGTTCAAGTCGCGGCTGCGTATACGAGGGCCTTCCAAATATACTCGTTCGAATTGCAGAGCAGCACAATGGTGACGATTCCTACGGAGGGACTGACCCCCGAGCACCCTTTGTCGGAGATGACGAAGAGACTGCTTCTATCCAAGAGCCATTACGTGATGCGGTCTATGCCGGAGCATTCGCTTCCCAACAAGAAGTTCGCTGCCGCCTTCGGAGAAGAGCTGCAGAAATTCGCTGCCGGGGAGTTGCCGGATGATTTTATACGAAATACGGATTCGCTCATTCTTAGCACGCGATAA
- a CDS encoding ABC transporter substrate-binding protein, whose translation MTTGMKKPLSIAMSAILLSLSLSACGSNNDNQASSSNSPDATASNMASAEASPSASNTAADPVTYKVLTHYSTDDEKAPADWAAEELKKIYPNVTIKYEPQMNDNGDSLKARIATGDLPDFFNLMPIQFDAAIQSGSILDLTAAWDASTAKADMIQSSLDTQLKYTDGKIWAIPQNGPGIDPLYYNKKVFSDNGVKVPTNYPELLEAVKAFHAAGIVPIPMFAKEAWPIGAFFDMFAMRVNPKGMMALNDGDIKASDPEMADAIGKMAELIKAGIFQKGATSYDYDSARGLFHQGKAAMLINGEWDIGDMVKDFGADIGNIDFLDVYPTTDQGKEDANKYAMPGAAELGGLAVSSKVKDPDQAMQVAITLAKLIAQGGYVKEGRIDSTFKLDGLTSEIAVPDMTKKLLSMSSQYQILGTVEHTLPNKEFSTGFGELLQKLVAGESAADFIKEVDALQAKTVFKK comes from the coding sequence ATGACTACCGGAATGAAAAAACCGCTTTCGATCGCTATGTCCGCCATTCTGCTGTCGTTATCGTTATCGGCATGCGGCAGCAACAATGACAACCAAGCCTCTAGCAGTAACTCTCCTGATGCGACAGCATCAAACATGGCCTCTGCGGAAGCGTCGCCAAGCGCATCCAATACAGCCGCTGATCCCGTGACTTACAAGGTTCTCACTCATTATTCCACGGATGACGAGAAGGCTCCGGCAGATTGGGCGGCGGAGGAACTCAAGAAAATCTACCCCAACGTTACGATTAAATACGAACCGCAAATGAATGACAACGGGGACTCCTTGAAAGCCAGAATCGCAACCGGCGATCTGCCTGATTTCTTCAACCTTATGCCGATCCAATTCGACGCGGCTATCCAATCGGGTTCGATTCTGGATTTGACGGCGGCTTGGGATGCCTCGACGGCCAAGGCCGATATGATTCAAAGCTCCCTCGATACGCAATTGAAGTATACGGACGGCAAAATTTGGGCCATTCCGCAAAACGGCCCGGGGATTGATCCTCTGTATTACAACAAAAAGGTATTTAGCGATAACGGAGTTAAGGTACCAACGAATTATCCGGAACTGCTCGAGGCGGTAAAAGCCTTTCATGCGGCAGGCATCGTTCCGATTCCGATGTTCGCGAAGGAAGCATGGCCAATCGGCGCCTTCTTTGATATGTTCGCGATGCGCGTGAATCCAAAAGGAATGATGGCGTTAAACGACGGAGATATCAAAGCATCGGATCCGGAGATGGCGGACGCGATTGGCAAGATGGCAGAGCTGATTAAAGCGGGGATCTTCCAGAAGGGAGCAACCTCGTACGACTATGATTCCGCGCGCGGCTTATTCCATCAGGGCAAAGCAGCCATGTTAATTAACGGCGAGTGGGATATCGGCGATATGGTCAAGGATTTTGGAGCAGACATCGGCAACATTGACTTCCTGGACGTATACCCAACGACCGATCAAGGCAAGGAAGACGCGAACAAATATGCGATGCCGGGCGCGGCGGAGCTGGGCGGCTTAGCTGTATCCTCGAAGGTGAAAGATCCCGATCAAGCGATGCAGGTCGCGATCACTCTTGCCAAGTTGATCGCTCAAGGCGGTTATGTAAAGGAAGGCCGCATCGACTCCACCTTCAAATTGGATGGTCTTACCTCGGAGATTGCCGTTCCGGATATGACGAAAAAACTGCTTAGCATGTCTTCGCAATATCAAATACTCGGCACGGTAGAGCACACGCTTCCCAACAAAGAATTCTCGACCGGCTTCGGCGAGCTGCTTCAGAAGCTGGTTGCGGGCGAGAGCGCAGCCGACTTCATTAAAGAAGTGGATGCTTTGCAAGCCAAGACCGTATTCAAAAAGTAA
- a CDS encoding carbohydrate ABC transporter permease, with the protein MRTLRSNPLATAIFVLPALIVFTVIVMYPLVQTLFMSLFDWDGVLKAKFVGLNNFNTLIHDDIFYVSLKNGFIFAVILTVFQLVLATVFALILLNPRIKGKNMLRRAYFIPVVLSVTVVCQLWISMYNPQYGMINKLFQALGLSYSQDWLSNLGLSSIIAVTMVAAWQGMGYQFALIYAAAKSLPEHFFEAAKIDGATTFQIHRKITIPLLAETYRICLIFTLNAGLNAFAYMQIMTKGGPGTSTYTLTYMMYRSAFKLDQYGYGCAVAVVVVLQCLFVTFLINKFVARERITY; encoded by the coding sequence ATGAGAACGCTTCGCTCCAATCCTTTAGCCACGGCCATCTTTGTTCTGCCGGCACTAATCGTATTTACGGTTATCGTCATGTATCCGCTGGTCCAAACGTTGTTTATGAGTTTGTTTGACTGGGATGGCGTACTGAAAGCGAAGTTTGTTGGTTTGAATAATTTTAACACCCTGATTCACGATGATATCTTTTATGTATCGCTTAAGAACGGTTTTATATTCGCGGTTATTCTAACCGTCTTTCAACTGGTATTAGCCACGGTGTTTGCCTTGATCCTGCTTAATCCTCGAATCAAAGGCAAAAACATGCTGCGCAGAGCTTATTTCATACCCGTTGTCCTGTCGGTAACGGTTGTCTGCCAGTTATGGATTTCGATGTACAATCCGCAATACGGGATGATCAACAAGCTGTTTCAGGCGCTAGGCTTGTCCTATAGCCAAGACTGGTTGTCTAACCTGGGCCTGTCTTCCATCATCGCGGTCACGATGGTGGCTGCCTGGCAAGGGATGGGTTATCAATTCGCACTTATCTATGCCGCAGCCAAATCTCTTCCCGAGCACTTCTTCGAGGCCGCTAAGATTGACGGGGCCACTACCTTCCAAATCCATCGGAAAATAACAATTCCACTGCTCGCGGAAACGTACCGGATATGCTTGATATTTACGCTTAACGCCGGCCTTAACGCCTTCGCTTACATGCAGATCATGACCAAAGGCGGGCCTGGGACGTCTACTTACACGCTAACGTACATGATGTACCGTTCAGCTTTTAAGCTGGATCAGTACGGTTACGGCTGCGCGGTTGCCGTTGTCGTTGTTCTGCAGTGCTTGTTTGTCACTTTCTTAATCAATAAATTTGTAGCGCGTGAACGCATTACGTATTAA
- a CDS encoding carbohydrate ABC transporter permease: protein MTIIRSLKNIAMPAGLWIYLVISLYPLIYLIFFSLKNNDEIFTTNPLGFPHPIRFNNYRDAVESFDITLYFKNSLIVTLISIIAILILSLMFAYASARMTWKLRSFANSYILIGLFIPTQVILIPLAVFVRDMGISNTYLGLILPYVAFNLAFSSLIFYSFFRTIPMEIEESAFMDGASIYRTFLQIMLPLVQPAVATVTIFSFMNVWNEFTLSLILATKESIKTLPIGLLSFTGQYATNWGPMGAAMVLSSIPVIVVYLILGDQVEKALTVGSAVKG, encoded by the coding sequence ATGACAATAATCCGATCTCTCAAGAACATCGCCATGCCGGCCGGTCTTTGGATCTATCTCGTTATCTCCTTGTATCCGCTGATCTATCTCATTTTCTTCTCGCTGAAAAATAATGACGAAATATTTACGACCAACCCGCTTGGCTTTCCGCATCCGATTAGATTTAACAATTACCGGGACGCCGTAGAGTCTTTCGACATTACGTTGTATTTCAAAAATAGCCTGATCGTTACTTTGATATCGATAATCGCTATTCTGATTCTCAGTTTAATGTTCGCTTATGCATCCGCGAGAATGACTTGGAAGCTGCGATCTTTCGCGAACTCTTATATCCTAATCGGGTTATTTATACCGACACAGGTCATCTTGATTCCGCTGGCCGTCTTCGTTCGCGATATGGGTATTTCGAATACGTATCTGGGATTGATTCTCCCGTATGTCGCTTTTAATTTGGCGTTTTCCAGCCTTATATTTTACAGCTTCTTCCGAACGATTCCGATGGAGATCGAGGAATCAGCCTTTATGGATGGTGCCTCCATCTATCGGACCTTTCTGCAGATTATGCTGCCCTTGGTTCAACCGGCCGTTGCGACGGTTACGATATTTTCTTTTATGAACGTGTGGAACGAATTTACTTTATCCCTGATTCTGGCCACGAAGGAATCCATAAAAACGCTGCCGATCGGGCTTTTGTCCTTTACCGGTCAATACGCGACGAATTGGGGGCCGATGGGGGCCGCGATGGTATTATCGAGCATTCCGGTTATCGTGGTGTACCTGATACTAGGTGATCAGGTTGAAAAGGCGCTAACGGTGGGTTCGGCAGTGAAAGGATAA
- a CDS encoding RICIN domain-containing protein, translating to MKKSTSLLMLMLIMCLLFIIPHNGYAANPVMTVDLGTSTGAPLHGATGFLYGLENDATPDDSLLTGLNSLDMTGQMAPGGQQHAGGDAFVVADKWFRSGGKYVQIYMQDIYAQWPYPNNFTDYLTKVSTIANQVKNNVNRTRFLYVPFNEPDWIWYGTSGTKLTNFQNDWKTVYQLIRSIDPGAKIVGPNFEHYNSAAYRSFFTFAKANNVLPDYTSWHELDDTASTWYNSYNDYRSMEDSLGIADLPITINEYGKNTELGVPGKLTQYMARFENSKVHAGLAYWYKEGQLDELLTPSHTKAGAWYLFQWYGGFTGQTIAVTPPTQNGDMQGLGYYDSARKLSAVIFGGGSGSLDMRVNNIPANLQTNGVTKIEVWGVDNSNKTTSTGTYLLSSTNYAGSGGNVQFTLNNLNASSAYQLVIKPGDSSGSSGFDPNGYYKIVNRTNGMVVDSGGNIAQGTSAIQWVWNGGTNQQFQILDAGSGYYKFVNRTNGMALDSGGNVAQGTSLIQWAVNGGTNQQFSIVDVGGGYYRIVNRQNGMVFDSGGNVAQSSPVKQWNWDGSTNLQWQIIKVN from the coding sequence TTGAAGAAGAGTACTAGTTTGTTAATGCTCATGTTAATTATGTGCTTGCTATTTATCATTCCGCATAACGGTTATGCTGCAAATCCAGTGATGACAGTAGACCTTGGAACATCAACGGGGGCACCTCTGCATGGGGCGACGGGCTTCTTATATGGACTAGAGAATGATGCAACTCCGGATGATTCTCTCTTAACCGGGCTGAATTCGCTGGATATGACGGGACAGATGGCCCCGGGCGGCCAACAGCATGCCGGAGGCGATGCCTTTGTCGTGGCGGATAAATGGTTCAGGTCGGGAGGCAAGTATGTTCAGATTTACATGCAGGATATTTACGCACAGTGGCCTTATCCCAACAATTTTACGGATTATTTAACCAAAGTATCGACGATAGCAAACCAAGTGAAAAACAATGTGAACCGGACAAGGTTTCTGTACGTTCCATTTAATGAACCCGACTGGATCTGGTATGGAACATCGGGAACAAAGCTGACGAACTTCCAGAACGATTGGAAGACCGTTTACCAATTAATTCGATCGATTGATCCTGGCGCGAAGATCGTTGGACCAAACTTCGAACATTATAACAGCGCGGCATATCGTTCTTTTTTTACTTTCGCGAAGGCGAACAATGTATTGCCCGACTATACGAGCTGGCATGAACTCGATGATACGGCAAGCACTTGGTACAACAGCTATAACGATTACCGGAGCATGGAAGACTCGCTTGGCATTGCGGATCTTCCCATTACTATTAACGAATATGGCAAAAATACGGAGTTAGGCGTACCGGGCAAATTGACGCAATACATGGCTCGGTTTGAGAATAGCAAAGTACATGCCGGTCTTGCTTACTGGTATAAGGAAGGGCAACTGGACGAATTGCTTACGCCGTCGCACACCAAAGCTGGGGCATGGTATCTATTCCAATGGTACGGAGGGTTCACGGGCCAGACCATAGCAGTTACGCCTCCAACGCAAAACGGAGACATGCAGGGATTAGGGTATTATGACAGCGCCAGAAAGCTATCGGCCGTCATCTTTGGCGGGGGCAGCGGCAGCCTGGATATGCGCGTCAACAATATTCCGGCTAATCTGCAGACGAACGGAGTAACTAAAATTGAAGTCTGGGGTGTAGATAATTCCAATAAAACGACATCTACAGGGACTTATCTGCTCTCAAGCACCAATTATGCGGGTTCAGGCGGCAACGTGCAATTTACGCTGAATAATTTGAATGCAAGCTCCGCTTACCAGCTTGTCATTAAGCCGGGGGATAGCAGCGGATCAAGCGGCTTTGATCCGAATGGATATTATAAGATTGTTAATCGGACGAATGGAATGGTGGTAGACAGCGGAGGTAATATTGCGCAAGGCACATCCGCGATTCAATGGGTGTGGAACGGGGGAACGAATCAACAGTTTCAAATACTGGATGCGGGAAGCGGTTATTACAAGTTCGTCAACCGAACGAACGGAATGGCGCTTGATAGCGGAGGGAATGTCGCGCAAGGAACCTCGCTCATTCAATGGGCGGTAAACGGCGGCACGAATCAGCAATTCAGTATTGTTGATGTCGGCGGAGGATATTACCGAATCGTCAATCGTCAAAACGGCATGGTCTTCGACAGCGGTGGCAATGTCGCGCAGAGCTCGCCCGTAAAACAATGGAATTGGGATGGCAGCACCAATCTGCAATGGCAAATCATTAAAGTGAACTAA
- a CDS encoding aldo/keto reductase: MKTRQLGNSDLTVSSIGLGMMGMSSGIYGLANDQESINVIHRALELGVTLLDTADAYGNGHNEELLGQALKGRRDQAVVATKFTFGPNWEFRGGHPDYVKQAIDESLKRLGLDYIDLYYQHRVDPNVPIEETVGAMAELVKAGKVRYLGLSEAGAGTIRRAHAVHPISALQTEYSLWSREIEDEILPVVRELGITHVAYSPLSRGIITGEIRSFSDFAEDDIRKYMPRYQGENFQKNLDVLEEIKKIAAEKNCTLSQLALAWTIANGALPIPGTKRLKYLEENAGAAAIELTADELARIEAVSPKNIAHGERMNESGMQAVNL; encoded by the coding sequence ATGAAAACAAGACAACTTGGCAACAGCGATTTGACCGTATCTTCAATCGGGCTTGGCATGATGGGAATGTCCTCCGGCATTTATGGTCTAGCGAATGATCAAGAATCCATAAACGTTATTCACCGCGCTTTGGAATTAGGCGTGACCCTATTAGATACAGCCGATGCTTATGGCAATGGGCACAACGAAGAGCTTCTCGGACAAGCGTTGAAGGGGCGCCGTGATCAAGCGGTCGTAGCGACCAAATTCACTTTTGGACCAAATTGGGAATTCCGAGGAGGCCATCCCGATTACGTCAAGCAAGCGATCGATGAAAGTCTCAAGCGGCTTGGCCTTGATTACATCGACTTGTATTACCAGCATAGAGTTGACCCTAACGTGCCGATTGAAGAAACCGTTGGCGCAATGGCTGAATTGGTGAAGGCCGGCAAGGTCCGGTACTTAGGCTTGTCCGAAGCTGGCGCGGGAACGATCCGCCGGGCGCATGCCGTTCATCCAATCTCCGCGCTTCAAACCGAATATTCGTTATGGAGCCGCGAAATCGAGGATGAGATTCTGCCCGTCGTACGCGAGCTTGGCATCACGCATGTTGCTTACAGTCCGCTTAGCCGAGGTATTATTACCGGTGAAATTCGCAGCTTCTCCGACTTCGCCGAAGATGATATTCGTAAATATATGCCGCGCTATCAAGGCGAGAATTTCCAGAAAAATCTGGATGTTCTCGAAGAGATTAAGAAGATTGCGGCCGAAAAAAACTGTACGCTTTCGCAGCTCGCTTTGGCATGGACAATTGCAAACGGAGCTCTTCCAATTCCGGGAACTAAACGCCTAAAATATTTAGAGGAAAATGCCGGAGCTGCCGCTATCGAATTGACTGCCGATGAACTGGCTCGCATTGAAGCCGTCAGTCCGAAAAATATCGCCCACGGTGAACGCATGAATGAATCGGGTATGCAGGCCGTTAATCTATAA
- a CDS encoding TetR/AcrR family transcriptional regulator, with translation MTPKEETKDPHAEMRSKLVAKVIPIVRKNGFQALRMETICKYMDVSKATMYKYFASKEEVMGSAVDVLVEFIEEFDVDAADTVDSYGTVFQQLLEQSILIAAYISDGFLNELQAVYPDLHVRLTDAMKKREKKILEIHLEGKNKGIYNAFNENLLFLQEHVLVRAMMDVKFLMSYQMSLEEVLLEYYKLMKHQLFKQEYRCLSDDAAMAAKCEFLAKKITRDLF, from the coding sequence ATGACCCCAAAGGAAGAGACTAAAGATCCGCATGCGGAAATGAGAAGCAAACTTGTGGCAAAAGTAATCCCAATCGTACGAAAGAATGGTTTTCAGGCGCTTCGAATGGAAACCATCTGCAAGTATATGGATGTAAGCAAGGCAACGATGTATAAATATTTTGCATCCAAGGAAGAGGTCATGGGGAGCGCGGTTGATGTGCTCGTCGAATTCATTGAAGAATTTGACGTTGATGCCGCTGATACAGTGGACTCTTATGGAACCGTGTTCCAACAACTCCTGGAGCAGTCGATCCTGATCGCGGCTTATATCTCCGACGGGTTCTTGAATGAGCTGCAGGCGGTGTATCCGGATCTGCACGTTCGATTAACCGATGCGATGAAGAAAAGGGAGAAGAAAATACTTGAAATCCATCTCGAAGGGAAAAACAAAGGAATTTACAATGCATTTAACGAGAATCTGTTATTCCTTCAGGAGCATGTGCTCGTAAGAGCGATGATGGACGTCAAATTCCTGATGAGCTACCAGATGTCGCTGGAAGAAGTACTGCTTGAATATTATAAGTTGATGAAGCACCAGCTATTCAAGCAGGAGTACCGGTGCTTGTCGGATGATGCGGCCATGGCAGCCAAATGCGAATTCCTGGCGAAGAAAATAACCCGCGATTTGTTCTGA
- a CDS encoding GNAT family N-acetyltransferase encodes MSFQHHFTTFPVLETERLILRSFTQNDSTDADALFLMLSDSESAKFFGNTPMDSKEKAVLLIGRSRQRFESMEMIRWAITLKDNGTVIGMVIARDFELEAAGDLEYIILPEYWGKGYMTEALRAVIAYGFDILELKRLQAKVMPENVASLAVLRKLHFQQEGLLRQYPFGLWITDTLMFSLLDSEWK; translated from the coding sequence ATGAGTTTTCAGCACCATTTTACAACATTCCCTGTCTTAGAAACGGAACGGCTTATTCTCAGATCGTTTACTCAAAATGATTCAACGGATGCGGATGCTCTGTTCCTAATGCTTTCTGACTCCGAAAGCGCAAAGTTCTTCGGAAACACGCCGATGGACTCCAAGGAAAAAGCCGTCCTTTTAATCGGCAGATCCCGGCAAAGATTTGAATCGATGGAAATGATCCGCTGGGCGATAACTCTTAAAGATAATGGCACTGTCATCGGTATGGTTATTGCAAGAGATTTCGAGCTTGAAGCAGCAGGTGATCTGGAATATATCATCCTGCCGGAATATTGGGGAAAAGGCTATATGACCGAAGCCCTTCGCGCGGTTATTGCCTACGGATTCGACATCCTGGAACTGAAGCGTCTGCAAGCTAAGGTCATGCCCGAGAATGTCGCGTCCCTTGCCGTATTGCGCAAATTACACTTCCAACAGGAAGGATTGCTGAGGCAATATCCTTTTGGTTTATGGATCACGGACACTCTTATGTTCTCTCTTCTTGATTCGGAGTGGAAATAA
- a CDS encoding GDSL-type esterase/lipase family protein, whose translation MHIPIVRPGMFTVQAAADARRLEFDAKNEVIVNNKLSVDFVFVGDSITHCWELQAYFGGTSRIVINRGIAGDKTEFAKRRFMADVIQLKPANAVIMIGINDTWVLDDKDAAGNTPHEVEQLIGKNIEAMVQMADEHGQKLILCSLLPTNIPGNRTNASRNEMIVRVNSRLEALAGRQSHLFVDYHSALVDQDGMTLRDGLTVDGLHPHVLGYNRMAQTLKTTLYQQGIEI comes from the coding sequence ATGCATATTCCAATCGTTCGTCCCGGCATGTTCACGGTTCAGGCTGCTGCGGATGCCCGCAGGCTTGAATTTGACGCCAAGAATGAGGTTATCGTTAATAACAAGCTGTCTGTCGATTTCGTATTCGTAGGCGATTCGATTACCCACTGCTGGGAGCTGCAGGCATATTTTGGCGGAACGTCGCGCATTGTCATTAACCGAGGGATCGCCGGAGATAAGACGGAGTTCGCGAAACGCAGATTTATGGCGGATGTTATTCAGTTGAAGCCCGCCAATGCGGTTATTATGATAGGCATCAATGATACGTGGGTGCTGGATGATAAGGACGCAGCGGGCAATACGCCGCATGAGGTCGAGCAGCTTATCGGGAAGAATATCGAAGCGATGGTTCAAATGGCGGATGAGCACGGGCAAAAGCTTATTCTATGTTCGCTGCTGCCGACGAATATACCGGGTAACCGGACAAACGCCTCGCGAAATGAGATGATCGTCCGAGTAAACAGCAGGCTGGAAGCCTTGGCCGGGCGTCAAAGTCATCTCTTCGTAGACTATCACTCCGCGCTTGTTGATCAGGATGGAATGACGCTGCGAGACGGCTTGACGGTTGACGGACTTCATCCTCATGTTCTCGGCTATAATAGAATGGCTCAGACGTTGAAGACTACGCTATATCAGCAAGGGATCGAAATCTAG
- a CDS encoding AraC family transcriptional regulator translates to MQQWKSNPFFELIMITEGPVHLQIGEDKLTLNSGECYLLRSWEQHKGWKPIGDHCGFYWVQFLTDPAPVYQAGIPDPTRPVGPTNNPHPGLQDLRITESSASDYLLLPRRLKAAKRYELLGLFEQLCDRFREPEGYYRYRSSLLLGQILGLIADNWMEQLPVQTDSSPNYLLYRKLVNLLDETYTGDVSSTALEAELLHSYVYLCQIFKKNAGITIGTYVQQLRIQRAKHLLASTNLSVADIAKQCGFEDPFYFSRIFKKIEGLGPSSYRSRTTST, encoded by the coding sequence TTGCAACAATGGAAATCAAATCCGTTCTTTGAGCTCATCATGATAACGGAAGGGCCTGTTCATCTGCAGATTGGCGAGGATAAGCTGACTTTAAACAGCGGAGAATGCTACCTTTTGCGTTCCTGGGAACAACATAAGGGGTGGAAGCCGATTGGCGATCATTGCGGATTCTACTGGGTACAGTTTCTGACCGATCCCGCACCGGTCTATCAAGCAGGCATTCCTGACCCAACCCGACCAGTTGGCCCAACTAACAACCCGCATCCAGGCCTGCAGGATCTTCGCATAACCGAATCCTCCGCTTCGGATTATTTGCTGCTGCCGAGAAGATTAAAAGCGGCCAAGCGCTACGAACTTTTGGGGCTATTTGAACAGCTATGCGACCGGTTTCGGGAACCGGAGGGCTATTACCGCTACCGAAGTTCCCTGCTGCTGGGACAGATTTTGGGCCTAATTGCCGATAATTGGATGGAGCAACTGCCGGTGCAAACCGATTCTTCACCTAACTATTTACTCTATCGAAAGTTAGTTAATCTGCTGGATGAAACATACACCGGTGACGTCAGTAGTACCGCGCTTGAAGCAGAGTTACTGCATTCCTATGTGTATTTATGCCAAATTTTCAAGAAAAACGCGGGCATTACGATTGGGACATACGTGCAGCAGCTGCGTATTCAGCGTGCGAAGCATTTACTGGCCAGCACTAACCTGTCTGTCGCCGACATAGCGAAGCAATGCGGCTTTGAGGATCCATTCTATTTCTCCCGCATTTTCAAGAAGATAGAAGGACTTGGACCAAGCAGCTACCGCTCGAGAACAACTTCCACTTAG